The following are encoded in a window of Ranitomeya variabilis isolate aRanVar5 chromosome 8, aRanVar5.hap1, whole genome shotgun sequence genomic DNA:
- the LOC143788879 gene encoding beta-1,3-galactosyltransferase 2-like — MNYFKMIFFKKSHCTKLTVTLLLFFFLVLLTVTLLILCNFAWSPLRLVSQDSNLKSVISTLSWKSQKNDAPKVNELYIEQSQNKSRYPSFTRINMTKISDNIHKSKYEYIINEPDKCKERVPFLVLLITVQRWQHEARQAIRKTWGREDLLPGVKILRLFFLGKDPILNTEVETAISVESQGFHDIIQQDYLDTYANLTMKVLMGLNWITTYCPHALYVMKTDSDMFVNTENLVNKLLQPNHPPKTNYFTGFLMLNGSPIRNLDSKWYVSPDEYPEETYPSFCSGTGYVLSGDLTHKIIKILPNVRWIHLEDVFIGLCLEKLGVEPVVPPPNSEFNNWRVAFSNCRYHNIVTAHQLSPSEILYYWTRLQDTKHLCA; from the coding sequence ATGAATTATTTCAAGATGATTTTCTTTAAAAAGTCACACTGCACTAAGTTGACTGTTACACTGCtattgtttttctttttggttCTTCTCACTGTGACTCTGTTGATTTTATGCAATTTTGCTTGGTCTCCATTGAGATTAGTAAGTCAGGATAGTAATTTAAAAAGTGTGATTTCTACATTGTCATGGAAATCTCAGAAAAATGATGCACCAAAAGTGAATGAACTCTACATTGAACAATCACAAAATAAATCAAGATATCCTTCATTTACTAGAATAAATATGACTAAAATATCTGACAATATCCACAAATCAAAATATGAGTATATTATCAATGAACCTGATAAATGCAAGGAACGTGTTCCATTTCTAGTTCTGCTTATAACTGTACAAAGATGGCAACATGAAGCTCGTCAGGCAATAAGAAAAACGTGGGGAAGAGAGGATCTTCTACCTGGAGTCAAGATACTTAGGTTATTTTTCCTAGGTAAAGACCCTATACTAAATACTGAAGTTGAAACAGCCATTTCAGTAGAAAGTCAAGGATTTCATGACATTATCCAACAGGATTACCTGGACACATACGCAAACCTCACCATGAAGGTATTGATGGGTTTGAACTGGATAACCACATACTGTCCCCACGCCTTGTATGTCATGAAGACAGACAGTGACATGTTTGTTAATACTGAAAATTTGGTTAACAAGCTCCTCCAACCAAATCATCCACCAAAAACAAATTATTTCACAGGATTTCTAATGCTTAATGGTTCACCCATTCGCAATTTAGACAGTAAATGGTATGTGTCACCAGATGAGTATCCCGAAGAAACATATCCTTCTTTTTGTTCTGGGACTGGATATGTTCTCTCAGGAGACCTGACCCACAAAATAATCAAAATCCTTCCAAATGTTAGATGGATACATCTGGAGGATGTGTTTATTGGGTTATGCCTTGAGAAATTAGGAGTTGAACCAGTGGTGCCACCCCCAAACTCTGAATTTAATAACTGGAGAGTCGCGTTTTCAAATTGCAGATACCACAATATTGTTACAGCCCATCAACTGAGTCCTAGTGAGATACTGTATTATTGGACCAGACTACAAGACACTAAGCATCTCTGCGCATAA